A window of Cyprinus carpio isolate SPL01 chromosome A6, ASM1834038v1, whole genome shotgun sequence genomic DNA:
ttaatattgatACAAGCCTATAGACTGAATAAAATATGTGGAACAGTTTTccgcctttttattttttttttattatcagcatATTcgttttaaacataatttaaattaccataaactaaattaaacaccCTAACTGAAATATCTTTGTGATTTTGCAGCTTCTCATGTGTGGAACAAATGTATTAAAGCGGTAGCCATAAATGAATATGACATCTAACTTTACAAAccttttttggtttcttttccaTTTTCTTGCTCTTCTTGGGTGTTTTTGAAAGCCCTgataacagaaaacaaatatcaaGTTTATTCAAGTTTCTATTAGTAACATCTAGAAGTGTACAATGGAGAATGATACTGATATGAAttattaagaaagaaaaacttaGCACTTGGCTGGAAGTTTCTGTTAACCATTTTTAAGCAATTTCCTTTTACTGTTCATGATTAAGAATCATCATCATTTAGTTTCTCGCCTTACCGACTATGAGCACAGAAGGTGCATCTGTTTGGTTATTTGCTTGTAAGCTGATGGTTGTTTGGTTGGATCTGTATTGTTCCTCAataatcatgtgtgtgtgtaccataACACAGCAGGCTAAACAGAGCAGCACACAGCACAGCAACAATGACGGATTCATATTAAGACTTCACCCTGCACGAGACAATAgtttcaaacacaaacatcaaacaaaaagcTGCAGATTTAGTaataatcacacacatacacatacagaagTAGCCATACATTTCGGTGCAAAACTGGATGTTCAAACTTTAAAGGCTTTTCC
This region includes:
- the LOC109091599 gene encoding agouti-signaling protein-like; the encoded protein is MNPSLLLCCVLLCLACCVMVHTHMIIEEQYRSNQTTISLQANNQTDAPSVLIVGLSKTPKKSKKMEKKPKKKFSSRVKRPPPPPNCVPLWSSCKTPNAVCCDQCAFCHCRLFKTVCYCRMGYPNC